A stretch of the Nitrososphaerota archaeon genome encodes the following:
- a CDS encoding DUF2116 family Zn-ribbon domain-containing protein, producing the protein MSQQKTQIPPHTHCKVCGKAIPVGKTYCSNECRESEIKSQQRAKRLSRIYTIFFVALLIIIVIMTAFTPKR; encoded by the coding sequence ATGTCACAGCAAAAAACCCAGATACCTCCGCACACCCACTGCAAGGTGTGTGGCAAAGCCATACCGGTAGGAAAGACCTACTGCTCCAACGAATGCAGAGAAAGCGAAATAAAGAGCCAGCAGCGAGCTAAACGCCTCTCAAGAATATACACCATCTTCTTCGTCGCTCTCCTAATAATCATCGTAATAATGACCGCATTTACGCCAAAAAGATAG